The genomic interval GATTTTCCGGAATCCACCAATAGCCTTCGAATATACCTTCTTTCTCCAAATCTGTAATCATATTTATTTCTTTATTAAAGTCCATCTTTTATCCCTTACACCTCAAATCTCTCATACTCTTCACTACTCATATCAAACTCCGGCTCAATTATTTTTACTTCGTCGTAAGTCAATTCATACAGCTTATACACCATCAAGTCTATCTGTTTTTCTTCTTTACTCGTGTCTTCATTCTTTTCTTTCTTGGCAAGGATAATATCTACTAAATCTATGAAGGGTTTTTGCTCTTCGGGTGTAATTTTGGGAATTGGTAACTCTAAAATTCCTTGAATTGTGATTTCGCCATTAATACCACCACTTTGATAATAATTTAAAAATGCAAATCTTGCTAATTTAGAATTAAGTATTGAAGTTAAAAATATATTTGAGTTTTTATGAATAATGAAATAACAAGTATTTAACAAATAATATTTAACAGCTGAGTTATTGTTATAAAATGCTTGTTCTTTAGAAGCCTTTGAAAAGCAAATTTTTTCCTTATCAAATTCTTCAATATAAGCACAATTTCGAAGATTTGTCCAATGGTCACCTTGGTCAAGTCTTTTCAATAATTCGTTTTCATATTTTTTTAAATGTTCAAATAATTCTGGAAAATCTTTAGGAATATCTATACGTGGTATATTTTTTTCTTTTATGCCATTATGTGAATTAATAATCCATAAATCAGCAAATTCAACTTTAAATCTTTTAATATCACGTCCACGAAGTATTGGCTTAATAATCTCAGCAGATTTTGGGTTTTTGGCAATTAATTCATCTTTCTTTTTATTATTTATTATAAATGCATCATTTAAACCAGAAGTAATACCTCGATTAATAATTAAATCCCAATCTTTAAGGGGAGTACCAATTCGTTCAATTTTCTCTTTGATTTGCAATTCAATGTTTGATGAAATCACCCATGCGTCTTTGCTAATTTTTGGCATCAATTGTTTATTAATTCCAAAATAATTTTCAATTGAAGTATCAATAGTAAAATCTTTATTTACGTTACAAGCATAAAATGGAAAATTGTTTTCATTGAACTTTGCACTAATGATTATATTTGTATCAACAGTAGCAGACTCGAACACTTTAAAACCGCAAAAATCAATTAACTTTAAAGGATTTGTTCTGTTTGAAAGGTAACCCCTGATTTGCTCTCCATATCCGGCACGCATCCATTTATTTGATGTAATATAAGCAAGTAATCCAGAATTATTTAACATTTGAAATCCACGTTCAATAAAAATTGTATAGATATCAGTTGATTTTGTAAATGTTGAATAATTCAAACTTGCTAAAACTTTCTTTATATTTTCGTTCAAAACTGTAATCGAAAAATACGGCGGATTCCCAATCACAACATCAAAACCAACAAAATCACCATTTTCATTCAATACTTCAGGAAATTCAAAACGCCATTCAAAAGCATTGTCATATAATGGGTTATATGTGAAATCATTAAATATAGCTTCGTATTTCAACTTCTTTTTAGTAGCAATCTCAACTTCTTTTTCGTATTTAAGCTTATCGGCATCACTCATAAGTATTGAAAATTGTCCCTGTAATTTTTCGAGTTCACCTTTTGCATTATTAAAATCAATCATTCTTTTATCAAGTTGGTTGATTTCTTTTGAAAAATGATTCTTGATGTCATTAATTAACTTTTGTAATTCCTGCTTTACTTCACGATTCTTCTCATTTTTGTAATCCTGAACAAATCCCTGATATGCTTTTATATCATACTTTATACTTTTAAGAGCCTTTTTGAGGTCGCTATCCAGTGGGAATCTGCTAACAAGCGAGTTACCGCATTTAATATTAATATCAATATTCGGAAGTGTTTCAAGTTCCTTAAATCCGGTTTCTTCTTTATAATAAGCATTTTTGAGAAGCTCAATCCATAGACGTAATCTACAAATTATTACAGATTTTGGATTTATGTCCACTCCAAACAAACAGTTTTCGATAATTGTCTGTTTCTCTTGAAACAGAGTTTTCTGTAAACGTTGTATTTCACTATTGAGTGGTCTGTTATTTCTGATTTTATATTCAAAAATATCACCTTCAAAATTAGTAATTATCAGTTCATCATTTTCGACAACTATTTCATAATCCCGGATTCTTGTACCTGATGAATCTGCAAGAATGCCAAGTTCACTCTTAATAGCAATCATTTCATTAAGTGCAGAAACCAAAAAGTGTCCGCTACCAACTGCGGGGTCACAGATTCTGAGAGAGTTAATGACTTCATTAAATTCAAGTATGTCCTTTAATGTTTTACGGTCAACAAGGTAGTTTTTAATGTCGTTAAAGTGTTCAATATTCCAACCATACTGAACTCTGAATTTCTGAACCACAGCCAATCTGATTGATTCACGGCACATATACATAGTAATGAATCCGGGTGTAAAGAATGAACCGTCTTTGTACCCGTTTATTTTTTCAAAAACCTTACCTAATACTGATGAATTTATCAGTAACTTACTCTCTTCCTGAATTTCCTCTGAGCTTTCACCTGCAAAATCATAAGCATCAAGAAATTTGAATAAGTATTCGATAGTAGGTAATGATTTTGAAATTTTTCTATCTTCTTTTAGAATAGTACTACCGAAAAACTCAAGTTTTTCCGAATCATCAAGAGAGTTTATTTTGATTCCTTGTTGCTCAATATCACTGATTTCAAATAGGGAGCTATTAAGATACGGTATTCTGATATATTTTGACTGGATTTTTTCTGTCCGGTCTTTTGGCAGTCTCGCCAGAACCTGATGAAAAAGTTTGTAAAGTTCATCAAAATCAAATATAACACCTTTATTTAAAAAGCGGTAACTTTTATCTCCATTGTGATAACTTACAAGCTGGGATTCAAGCAATTTCAAAAATAGAATTCTATTAATCCATGTAATTACAAGTTCAAGTGCAATATTGAATAGCTGTTCATCTCTGGTATCTCCAAAAGTAGATAGGTTATGAATTTTTCCAAACCCCTCAGTTTCAAGTAGATTGATAGTATTTTCAATTAAAGAACCTGAATTTCGGTTTGTCTTTTTTCTCTGGATGACAAACTTGCCTGAATCTTTTATTTCCTCAAGCCCGATAATATGTAACAGCTCTTTATAAAATCCTGAATCAAGTGAGTTGCTATCGTCTGCAAACGGAACTTTCAAAAGATGGTTAGGTGAAAGAATTTTGTAGAGTGCAATTAGATTTTTATCATCTGATTTATCATCATTTCTGACGATATTATCGTAATCACGAATATCAAATTGAGTGCAGATAATTTCAGAATCAATTGTCGGTAAAATTTTTACAACTTCTTCATAGAAAAAAGGTGTATCCTTTTTATCATTGAGGTAGGTTTGATACAGATTTTTGATTTTAGTATTTCGATAAATAACCTTATCAAAAACATTAGCATCAAAAATATACCATTCGTAAACGTTAGTAATAATTAGGTTTTTGAGTTCATTATTGTCTTGTTTAGAGCGTTCATCAAGGTAATACAGGATAATTTCAGATAAGGCTTTTGTAAAAGGTCGTTCGGGTGAAAACATTTCACTTTTGTTCCCCGGTCTTTTAGCTTCAATTATTACCCCAACTTT from Ignavibacteriota bacterium carries:
- a CDS encoding class I SAM-dependent DNA methyltransferase, with the protein product MKFTSIKPKQSLNKAFLKKRPLRDEIDKFKANFIRLLSKVSEIEREENQKNHIRDFLRDTYYLESNEINTKDSKDLVIHLGKTNKEKVGVIIEAKRPGNKSEMFSPERPFTKALSEIILYYLDERSKQDNNELKNLIITNVYEWYIFDANVFDKVIYRNTKIKNLYQTYLNDKKDTPFFYEEVVKILPTIDSEIICTQFDIRDYDNIVRNDDKSDDKNLIALYKILSPNHLLKVPFADDSNSLDSGFYKELLHIIGLEEIKDSGKFVIQRKKTNRNSGSLIENTINLLETEGFGKIHNLSTFGDTRDEQLFNIALELVITWINRILFLKLLESQLVSYHNGDKSYRFLNKGVIFDFDELYKLFHQVLARLPKDRTEKIQSKYIRIPYLNSSLFEISDIEQQGIKINSLDDSEKLEFFGSTILKEDRKISKSLPTIEYLFKFLDAYDFAGESSEEIQEESKLLINSSVLGKVFEKINGYKDGSFFTPGFITMYMCRESIRLAVVQKFRVQYGWNIEHFNDIKNYLVDRKTLKDILEFNEVINSLRICDPAVGSGHFLVSALNEMIAIKSELGILADSSGTRIRDYEIVVENDELIITNFEGDIFEYKIRNNRPLNSEIQRLQKTLFQEKQTIIENCLFGVDINPKSVIICRLRLWIELLKNAYYKEETGFKELETLPNIDINIKCGNSLVSRFPLDSDLKKALKSIKYDIKAYQGFVQDYKNEKNREVKQELQKLINDIKNHFSKEINQLDKRMIDFNNAKGELEKLQGQFSILMSDADKLKYEKEVEIATKKKLKYEAIFNDFTYNPLYDNAFEWRFEFPEVLNENGDFVGFDVVIGNPPYFSITVLNENIKKVLASLNYSTFTKSTDIYTIFIERGFQMLNNSGLLAYITSNKWMRAGYGEQIRGYLSNRTNPLKLIDFCGFKVFESATVDTNIIISAKFNENNFPFYACNVNKDFTIDTSIENYFGINKQLMPKISKDAWVISSNIELQIKEKIERIGTPLKDWDLIINRGITSGLNDAFIINNKKKDELIAKNPKSAEIIKPILRGRDIKRFKVEFADLWIINSHNGIKEKNIPRIDIPKDFPELFEHLKKYENELLKRLDQGDHWTNLRNCAYIEEFDKEKICFSKASKEQAFYNNNSAVKYYLLNTCYFIIHKNSNIFLTSILNSKLARFAFLNYYQSGGINGEITIQGILELPIPKITPEEQKPFIDLVDIILAKKEKNEDTSKEEKQIDLMVYKLYELTYDEVKIIEPEFDMSSEEYERFEV